The DNA sequence CTGAAGGAATGTTCCTCCCACCAACGGAAAATACTTAGCGGCGGCCTCGGCAATCTCGCTGGCCGGCGTAATCGGATAGCCATAAAACGACCGGCAACCGGCCAAGATGGCCGCTTTGACGACGGCTTCATTTCCTTTGATCAGTTCCTTCACCATGCGTCATGATCCTCAATTGATGCTGTTTGTCTCCGGCTTCACCACATAGACCGTGATGGCCCCTGGTTCCGGACAGGCATAAAAACAAATGCCACAGCCTGTGCAGCCGCGACCTTCATACCTGACCGGATGGTATCCATAGCCGTTCAATCCGTCACTCAGCGTCAGCACGTGGACAGGGCACGCTGCCACGCACAAACCGCACCCTTTGCACTCATCTTCTAAGATTTCGATGACGCCTCGATCTTGTTTCTGCTCGACCCTCATCGCTCATTTACTCCTTCATTGCGACTGCGGCCCTTTCGGTCCGAAGCGCATTAGCATGACTAGCGATGCAAATGCTATGCCGAGATACCATCCCCAGGCTCAGGAGGGCTAATCGGCTGATTTCTCGGCTCATCGCCGGATCGGTCGGCGGCCGCTCAGGTTCTCATCTGTGTTAAATCACGAACCCAGTTGGGAAAATTCACACGAACAAAAGGGAACGCTAACGCGGGGCACAGGCGCGGTTCCGGAGTGGGCGGCCGACCCTCGTGATAGTTCGGTCAATGTGAATCCGGGCACGACTCAAGGCATATCAGCCATATCACCTGATTTGCGCTCATGCGAGACCTGGCCGCAGCACGCTCGATTTCACGACGTTGTCGGTCACGGGCAGCCCGGACTGGGCTGGCATGCAGCTTGCATGACGACAAAGCGAGGATTTTCATGAGCAGTCAGACCAATTGCGGAGGAAAAGATCACGTTCACGGAGCTAAAAAGCATGGTGGAACCTGACTGAGTGAGCGGGTACGCGCGATCCTCACTCGGCATTTGGTATAAGGAGGAAGGTATGCCAATTTCCGATTATTGTTTGACTGAGGTCGTGACCATCCAGCCTGATGAAACGATCGCCGCAGCCGCTGCGCTGATGCGCGATCAGCATGTGGGTTGCCTGGTCGTTGTTGAGGGAAACCGGCCGGTCGGCATTCTGACCGACCGGGACATTGTCAGAGGTGTGCTGGCCGAAGGACTTGATGCTACGCAAACGCTGGTCAACGATGCAATGACGCACGAAGTGGTCACTGTCCAAAGGCAGGCCGGTGTGTTCGATGCTATTTCTTTGATGTGTGATGAGGGCGTGCGCCGATTGCCGGTGGTTGATGAGGAAGGCCATCTGGTCGGCATCATCGCGCTGGATGATTTGTTGTTGTTGTTGGGAACCGAATTAGTGAATCTGGCCAGCATCAGCGCAACCGAACGCAATCGCGAACGCGAGAAAGAACGGACCGCGTCGGCCTGACCAGAGGCGAGCGGAAGCGGATGCCTGTCGGCTCCGACTCTGTTTTTAACACGCCGGCTCTCACCGGTGGCATAACCGTTGAGCACGGCAAGGAAGGGTTCTATGCTTGTCAAACAGATCATGACACAAGACGTTGTCACAGTCGCTCCGAACGACACGCTGTGGCAAGCTGACCAACTGCTGATGAAAGGACGGTTTCGTCATCTGCCCGTGGTGGAAGCAGGCCGATTGGTCGGTATTGTCTCAGACCGGGATATTCGTATCCCGTTATTCCTCAACTCACGAGAGACGGCGCTACAGACGATGCAGCAGAAACAGATTCGTCAGATCATGCGACAACCGGTCATGACGGCCTCTCCCTTGATGGCCATTGAACAAGCCGCAGCGATCATGTACGAAAACAAAATCGGTTGTTTGCCGGTGCTGGAAAACGACCGCCTGGTGGGGATCATTACAGAGAGCGACATCTTCCGCGCATTCATCCAGATCATGGGGGTGATGTTGCCAAGCTCTCGCTTGCAATTGCTATTGGACGACGGCCCTGAACCGTTGGCCAAAGTCACGCACATTGTCAAGGATCACGGCGTCAACATCGTCAGCCTGGTCACCGAACCATGCCAGACAGCCGGCAAACGCATCGTCGTCGTGCGGTTGCAAACGATTGATCCCAGGCCGATCATCAGTGAGCTGCAACGCGCCGGCATCGAAATCAGCTCACCTGAGTTACTGTGGCGACAATCGTGAGCTCTTGTCCACTCCATCGGTCGAGCTGGCCGGTTCAAGAAGCCCTGATCGGCTGCGCTCTTTCACCCCATCTGGGGCATATCGCCCGCTCTCTCCTCACGCCTAATCCAAGGGAACGCATAACGAGTTGGTAGATTTCAACGATTTACTTGGCCTGTTAGGCTCGACCGTGACTTGGTATGATGATTGCTTCTTGTTGATGCTGTTTTAATGTCGCAATGCTGGAGGAAAAACGATGATGCGATTACTGAAACTCATCAGTCTGATGGCGGCGGTGGCGGCGCTCACGGTCAGCGCGTCGTTGCCCGGAACGTATGCCAAGCCAGAATATAGCAAGAAGGAAAAGAAGAGCTGCAAGTATTGCCATACATCGAACAAGCCCAGCAAAGATGACCTGAATGACGCGGGCAAGTACTATCGCGATCACAAGACGCTTGACGGGTACACACCGAAAGGCTAGTTCAGGCGGGCATCAGGCTCACGTCAATGAGGTGGTTGAAAAATGTGTGGCGTTAAAGTCCGACTCTTAAGCGACGCCGGCAATCGCACAACAAAGCTGCTTCCCTGGCCTACGGTGCTTTCCACGGAGATGGTTCCGCCATAATTGGTGATGATACGATGAGACGTTGCCAGTCCCAATCCGGTGCCCTTTTTCTTGGTCGTGTAAAAGGGGCGAAAAATTTTCTCCAGATGCTCTGGGGCGATGCCCTCTCCGTTGTCGGTCACTTGCAGGATGATCGCTTCGTCTTTGGGATCAAAGCTCGTCGTCACGATAATTCGGCCTTTGCTTTTGCCCTGGACAGCATGGACGGCGTTCAGCAAAAGGTTGAGGATCACCTTTTGCATCTCATCGGGGTCTACCATGACGGTAGGCAAGTGAGGGTCTTGACGAAATTCGATCTCAACATGGCCGTCGGCGACCTGCATCTGGGTCATCGTGATGGCATGTTCGATCAGTTGATTCAGATTGGTTCGCGTATTACTGGCTGTATGCGGCCGCGCATAATCAAGCAGGTCACTGATGACGCGATTGACACGCATGGTTTCATCCAACACATGCTTCAAGACGGCGCGATTGGCATCGCCTTCGGGCAAATTTTCCAAGACAATTTCCAAGGCGCCTTTGATGCCAGCCAACGGATTCTTCACCTCATGAGCCAGTCCTGCCGCCAGCTCGCCGATCAAGGCCAGTTGCTCAGCGCGGGCGATGCGCCGCTCCAGCATCACGTGTTCGGTGATGTCGGAGACAACGTGAACCGAGCCGATCACCTGTTGTTGATCGTCCAACAAGGGACTGACCGTCACGCGCAGGACTTTGCCGCCGGGTCGCTCGACAATCTCAGTTGTGGGACAGCGGCTAACGGTGGCTCGGTGGTCAGCGCAATCTGGCAAGCTGCCCTGACGACCCAGTATGGCCAAGCAACACGAGCTGCCCACCAACGTGTCCAACGGTTGATCCAAAATGCGCGACAAGGCTTGGTTCGCCTTAATGATTTGCAGGTCAGGCCGATGAACCGAAATGCCATCCTGAATGGCGTTAAATGTGCTCTCCCACAGTTTGCTGGCGTAGGTGCTTTCGGCCAGCAGCCGCGCATTTTCGATCGCCATGCCCAGTTGCAAACCGATACATTCGAGCAGCTCCAGGTCGTCGGCAATCGCGCGCTCAGGATCATAGCTTGCTGTCACCAGCACGCCGATGACCTTGCCTACAGCAATCAGCGGGACACAGGCCAACGCGTGAACATTGAACTTCGCCACCACCGAACGAGTCACACGTGGATCACGGGCAGCATCGCGAACGACCAACGGCTCACCGCTGACGTACACCTGACCAGCCAATCCTTCGCTCGGCTTCAGATGATCAATGCCGGCGATATACTCACGCGCAACGCCCCGCGCTGCGCGAACACGGAGGTCGCCGCTGTGCGGGTCGAAGAGCAAGACGAGCGCCATATCGGTGCCGATCACATCGGTCACAACCGCGAGCGCTTCTTCCATCAGCGGGTCCAACTGCTGCGAATGACTCAACACCGCAGCCAACCGGCTCAAGGCAGCTACTCGTTTCATTGGGGGCTGAGCCGGCGCGGCAGTGGCAATGCCCGCAGAATGAGGGATGGCAACGGCTGGCGCTTTGTTTTTCCTGACCGGCATAATTCAAGACGCACAGCAATGGTAGCGTGAATCAATTTAGCGAGTCAATTGAACGGAGGCAACCATGAGCAAACAAAAAATTCTTGTCGTGGATGACGAAGACCTGCTGCGGTGGTCTATCAAAACCAAGCTGGAAAAATGGGGCTACGAGACGATCGAAGCAGAGACGGCCAGTCATGGTCTGAAACTATTCACTGACGAAGCGCCAGACCTCGTCATTCTGGACATCAAATTGCCGGACGGCTCAGGCATTGACATCCTCCGGAAGATCAAAGAAGAGAATCCCAACACACCGGTCATCATCATCACTGCCAATACGACCGTTGACAACGCCGTCGCGGCGCTGCGCCTGGGCGCGTTTGACTTCATCTGCAAGCCAATCAACTACGACGAGCTGCAAGCATCCATCAGAAACGGGCTGGAAGCCAGCCACCTGCGCGACACGCTCGACCGCGTTCAATCATATTCCAAGAAGCGATTCAGTTTCGACATGATT is a window from the Blastocatellia bacterium genome containing:
- a CDS encoding CBS domain-containing protein; protein product: MPISDYCLTEVVTIQPDETIAAAAALMRDQHVGCLVVVEGNRPVGILTDRDIVRGVLAEGLDATQTLVNDAMTHEVVTVQRQAGVFDAISLMCDEGVRRLPVVDEEGHLVGIIALDDLLLLLGTELVNLASISATERNREREKERTASA
- a CDS encoding CBS and ACT domain-containing protein; this translates as MLVKQIMTQDVVTVAPNDTLWQADQLLMKGRFRHLPVVEAGRLVGIVSDRDIRIPLFLNSRETALQTMQQKQIRQIMRQPVMTASPLMAIEQAAAIMYENKIGCLPVLENDRLVGIITESDIFRAFIQIMGVMLPSSRLQLLLDDGPEPLAKVTHIVKDHGVNIVSLVTEPCQTAGKRIVVVRLQTIDPRPIISELQRAGIEISSPELLWRQS
- a CDS encoding ATP-binding protein; its protein translation is MKRVAALSRLAAVLSHSQQLDPLMEEALAVVTDVIGTDMALVLLFDPHSGDLRVRAARGVAREYIAGIDHLKPSEGLAGQVYVSGEPLVVRDAARDPRVTRSVVAKFNVHALACVPLIAVGKVIGVLVTASYDPERAIADDLELLECIGLQLGMAIENARLLAESTYASKLWESTFNAIQDGISVHRPDLQIIKANQALSRILDQPLDTLVGSSCCLAILGRQGSLPDCADHRATVSRCPTTEIVERPGGKVLRVTVSPLLDDQQQVIGSVHVVSDITEHVMLERRIARAEQLALIGELAAGLAHEVKNPLAGIKGALEIVLENLPEGDANRAVLKHVLDETMRVNRVISDLLDYARPHTASNTRTNLNQLIEHAITMTQMQVADGHVEIEFRQDPHLPTVMVDPDEMQKVILNLLLNAVHAVQGKSKGRIIVTTSFDPKDEAIILQVTDNGEGIAPEHLEKIFRPFYTTKKKGTGLGLATSHRIITNYGGTISVESTVGQGSSFVVRLPASLKSRTLTPHIFQPPH
- a CDS encoding ferredoxin family protein, producing the protein MRVEQKQDRGVIEILEDECKGCGLCVAACPVHVLTLSDGLNGYGYHPVRYEGRGCTGCGICFYACPEPGAITVYVVKPETNSIN